The following proteins come from a genomic window of Rhizobium sp. 007:
- a CDS encoding RNA polymerase sigma factor: MMKPSGSTEAVRIEDLDDAGLVEHARQRDPAAFWLIIKRHNQRLHRVARAVLNDDSEAEDVLQETYIHAFTHLAEFRAEARLSTWLTRIALNEALGRRRKRRPTVDAKAIEAMVAPFSAHKPDPEEAAALAEIRGLLERAVGDLPEPFRIVFVMRDVEEMSIEETAFLLALRPQTVSTRLYRARRLLREALRDKLATVFTDTFLFAGARCDRLAQSVLDRLAIRLVRKDTHLLNAATERT; this comes from the coding sequence ATGATGAAGCCGAGCGGATCCACCGAGGCAGTGAGAATCGAGGACCTTGACGACGCGGGGCTGGTTGAACACGCGCGACAGCGTGACCCCGCCGCATTCTGGCTAATCATCAAGCGTCACAATCAGCGGCTTCACCGGGTCGCCCGCGCCGTCCTGAATGACGACTCCGAGGCGGAGGACGTACTTCAGGAGACCTATATCCACGCCTTCACCCATCTGGCCGAATTCCGCGCGGAGGCGCGGCTGTCGACCTGGCTCACCCGGATCGCGCTGAACGAGGCGCTGGGACGCCGCCGGAAAAGGCGACCCACCGTAGACGCGAAAGCCATCGAAGCCATGGTCGCTCCGTTCAGCGCACACAAGCCTGATCCCGAAGAGGCGGCCGCTCTCGCTGAAATCCGCGGCCTCCTGGAGCGAGCCGTCGGTGACTTGCCAGAGCCCTTTCGCATCGTCTTTGTCATGCGGGACGTCGAGGAAATGAGCATTGAGGAAACGGCTTTTCTTTTGGCATTGCGACCTCAGACAGTGAGCACCCGTCTTTATCGCGCACGCCGGCTGCTCCGCGAGGCGCTGCGGGACAAGCTCGCCACCGTGTTCACGGATACGTTTCTCTTCGCTGGCGCTCGTTGTGACCGCCTCGCGCAATCAGTCCTCGATCGGCTCGCAATCCGCCTGGTTCGAAAGGATACTCATCTGTTGAACGCGGCGACTGAGCGCACGTAG
- a CDS encoding adenylate/guanylate cyclase domain-containing protein yields the protein MGQPQVERRLAAILAADVVGFSRLMGVDEAGTARALRGHREAISPIITDHGGRIVKTIGDGVLLEFPSVVAAVACAAAIQKLMAERNAVAPADQRMLFRIGINLGDVLIEGDDILGDGVNVATRLEEISEAGGICISEDVYRQIDGKVDISFADMGLHHLKNIARPLRTFRAHLEQIIPLRAPGPALPDRPSIAVLPFGNMSSDPAQDYFGDGIVEEIIIGLSRIRWLFVIARNSSFTYKGRAVDVKQVGRELGVRYVLEGSVRRAANRVRISAELVEATTGVHIWADRFEGELEDIFELQDRVTSSVVGAIGPKLEQAEIKRAKHKPTENLDAYDYFLRGLAALHCWSRETNNEALRLFYRAIELDPEFAAAYGMAARCYSQRKASGWMVDHAQEAAETERLARHAAALGKDDAVALCTAGIAFAYVLGAHDYGADLLQRALGLNPNLASAWLFSGWARIWLGEPEGAIDHLTRAMRLNPQDPQICNAHAAMAAAYFFAGQYADASSWAHAAIREQPVHFIATCVAAASHALAGQAPEATEAMTRLRQLDPDFRLSSLNDFFPIRRPDDAARWADGLRNAGLPP from the coding sequence GTGGGCCAGCCCCAGGTGGAACGCAGACTGGCAGCTATTCTGGCTGCCGACGTCGTGGGCTTCAGTCGGCTGATGGGAGTCGATGAAGCCGGAACGGCGCGTGCGCTGCGGGGCCACCGCGAAGCCATCTCGCCGATTATCACAGACCACGGCGGTCGGATTGTAAAGACCATAGGCGACGGCGTGCTACTGGAGTTCCCCTCGGTCGTCGCGGCCGTCGCGTGCGCAGCGGCCATCCAGAAGTTGATGGCGGAGCGAAATGCGGTGGCACCCGCCGATCAACGGATGCTGTTCCGCATCGGAATCAATCTCGGCGACGTCCTGATCGAGGGCGATGACATTCTGGGAGACGGTGTCAACGTGGCGACCCGGCTTGAGGAGATTTCCGAGGCCGGCGGAATCTGCATCTCCGAAGACGTATACCGACAGATCGATGGCAAGGTCGATATTAGTTTTGCCGATATGGGCTTGCACCACCTTAAGAATATCGCGCGCCCGCTGAGGACCTTCCGAGCGCACCTCGAGCAGATCATCCCGTTGCGGGCGCCTGGACCCGCGTTACCGGACCGGCCATCGATCGCAGTACTGCCGTTTGGGAACATGAGCAGCGATCCAGCACAGGACTATTTTGGCGACGGCATCGTCGAAGAGATTATCATCGGGCTGTCGCGCATTCGCTGGCTCTTCGTTATCGCCCGCAATTCCAGCTTCACGTACAAGGGGCGCGCTGTCGACGTGAAGCAGGTCGGGCGCGAATTAGGCGTGCGCTACGTGCTGGAAGGCAGCGTTCGCAGGGCGGCCAATCGAGTGCGCATATCTGCCGAGCTTGTTGAGGCCACGACGGGCGTACATATTTGGGCGGATCGCTTTGAAGGGGAACTGGAAGACATTTTCGAACTGCAGGACCGAGTAACCTCGAGCGTGGTCGGCGCCATCGGACCGAAGCTCGAGCAGGCTGAGATCAAGCGGGCCAAGCACAAGCCTACCGAGAACCTCGACGCCTACGATTACTTCCTGCGGGGCTTGGCAGCCTTGCATTGCTGGAGCCGAGAAACCAACAATGAGGCTCTGCGGCTCTTTTACCGCGCCATCGAACTCGATCCGGAATTTGCTGCGGCTTACGGCATGGCGGCGCGCTGCTATTCTCAGCGGAAGGCAAGTGGTTGGATGGTCGATCACGCGCAGGAGGCTGCCGAAACCGAGCGGCTGGCCCGGCATGCAGCGGCCCTGGGCAAGGATGATGCGGTGGCGCTCTGCACCGCTGGAATCGCCTTCGCGTATGTTCTTGGCGCACACGATTATGGCGCAGATTTATTGCAACGTGCTCTTGGGCTCAATCCCAATTTGGCCTCAGCATGGCTGTTCAGCGGGTGGGCCAGGATTTGGCTTGGCGAACCGGAGGGGGCAATCGATCATCTCACGCGGGCCATGCGGCTGAACCCACAAGACCCCCAGATTTGTAATGCGCACGCCGCAATGGCCGCCGCCTACTTCTTTGCTGGCCAATACGCGGATGCGTCATCATGGGCGCACGCGGCCATTCGTGAGCAGCCGGTCCACTTCATCGCAACCTGCGTCGCTGCAGCAAGCCACGCACTGGCTGGACAAGCTCCAGAGGCCACGGAGGCGATGACACGATTGCGTCAGCTTGATCCCGACTTCCGCCTCTCCAGCCTCAACGATTTCTTCCCGATCCGGCGACCGGACGACGCCGCACGATGGGCCGATGGTTTGCGAAACGCAGGCCTGCCACCGTGA
- a CDS encoding helix-turn-helix domain-containing protein, which produces MVPWQIDAFPDEVDEALWDEACKRADGIREFLKHRTGLMTAADVKQLTTELDVSRSTVYRLIKLFRSGGTVTSLVDRKRGRPEGYWVLDAKREEIIRVTLSKYYLTRNRPTVSQLIRDVRTNC; this is translated from the coding sequence ATGGTGCCTTGGCAAATTGACGCATTTCCTGATGAAGTCGATGAAGCGCTTTGGGATGAAGCGTGCAAACGCGCAGACGGCATTCGGGAATTCCTGAAGCATCGAACTGGTCTGATGACCGCCGCAGACGTGAAACAACTTACAACTGAGCTCGACGTCAGCCGATCAACGGTTTACCGCCTTATCAAACTGTTTCGATCAGGTGGGACGGTCACCTCTCTAGTCGACCGTAAACGTGGCCGGCCTGAGGGTTACTGGGTACTGGATGCAAAGCGGGAAGAGATCATCCGCGTTACCCTTAGCAAATACTACCTGACGCGAAACCGTCCGACAGTTTCGCAACTGATCCGGGATGTGCGGACGAATTGCTAG